A region from the Rufibacter sp. DG15C genome encodes:
- a CDS encoding ABC transporter permease has translation MGKIWLIFQREYLVRVRKKSFIVMTILGPLLMAMVMVIPIWLATMSEDAKVIQVLDESGILASKLKSTEEIKFVTVGGPVQKAKEEYLKTEDAALLYIPKLNLDKPQGIQLFSQKSASISLASKLERQVQKEVEAIKFSKSGIDQKVLDQIKTDVNISTINLSAEGEKSSNVGVNSGAGFFGAFLIYLFIFIYGAQIMRGVIEEKTSRILEVMVSSVKPFQLMAGKIMGIAAVGLTQFLLWIILTSTITSVVSSQFELDRFSQANIGQTMQQMETEKDATQAQEVSEVLGALDNLNVPLLVGCFLFYFLGGYLLYGALFGAVGAAVDSETDSQQFMLPITIPLILSFIVAQTIIIKNPNGAVAFWMSMIPFTSPVVMMLRLPFGVPGWELALSMLLLIFGFIGTTWVAARIYRVGILMYGKKVNYRELSKWLFYKG, from the coding sequence ATGGGTAAGATTTGGTTGATTTTTCAGCGCGAGTACCTGGTGCGGGTAAGAAAGAAAAGCTTCATTGTTATGACCATACTGGGCCCCTTGCTCATGGCTATGGTGATGGTGATTCCCATCTGGTTGGCCACCATGTCAGAGGACGCCAAAGTGATTCAGGTGTTGGATGAGAGCGGCATTCTGGCCAGTAAGTTGAAGTCTACCGAAGAGATAAAGTTTGTCACCGTGGGCGGCCCGGTGCAGAAAGCCAAGGAAGAGTACCTGAAAACCGAGGACGCGGCCTTGCTCTACATTCCTAAACTGAACTTAGACAAGCCGCAAGGCATTCAGCTGTTCTCCCAGAAAAGCGCCAGCATTTCTCTGGCTTCTAAGCTAGAGCGTCAGGTGCAGAAGGAGGTGGAGGCCATCAAATTCTCTAAGTCGGGCATTGACCAAAAGGTACTGGACCAGATTAAGACCGATGTCAACATCAGCACCATTAACCTAAGCGCCGAGGGCGAGAAAAGCAGTAACGTGGGCGTGAACTCGGGGGCGGGCTTTTTTGGGGCATTTTTGATTTACCTGTTCATTTTCATCTACGGCGCCCAGATTATGCGTGGCGTGATTGAAGAGAAGACCAGCCGCATTCTGGAGGTGATGGTGTCCTCGGTGAAGCCTTTCCAGTTGATGGCTGGTAAGATTATGGGCATCGCCGCCGTGGGCCTCACGCAGTTCCTGCTCTGGATTATCCTTACTTCTACCATCACATCAGTAGTGTCCTCACAGTTTGAGCTGGACCGTTTCTCACAGGCCAACATTGGGCAGACCATGCAACAGATGGAAACTGAGAAGGACGCGACCCAAGCGCAGGAGGTGTCTGAGGTTTTGGGCGCGCTTGACAACCTCAACGTGCCTTTGCTGGTAGGGTGCTTCCTGTTTTACTTTTTGGGTGGTTACTTGCTGTACGGTGCCTTGTTTGGGGCCGTGGGCGCGGCCGTCGACTCAGAAACCGACAGTCAGCAGTTCATGCTCCCCATCACCATCCCGCTCATCTTGTCCTTCATTGTGGCCCAGACCATTATCATCAAAAACCCGAACGGCGCCGTGGCTTTCTGGATGTCCATGATTCCCTTCACCTCGCCGGTGGTCATGATGTTACGCCTGCCGTTTGGGGTACCAGGTTGGGAACTGGCCTTGTCCATGCTGCTACTCATCTTCGGGTTCATTGGTACCACCTGGGTAGCCGCCCGCATTTACCGCGTAGGTATTTTGATGTACGGCAAGAAAGTCAATTACCGTGAACTCTCTAAATGGCTGTTTTATAAGGGTTGA
- the obgE gene encoding GTPase ObgE, with protein MSSSNFIDYVKICCRSGHGGAGSAHLHRDKKNAKGGPDGGDGGRGGHIILKGNSQLWTLLHLQFQKHVIAKPGGSGGSSHSTGANGEDIILEVPIGTIARDAETGEIKAEITEHDQEIIITPGGRGGLGNAHFKSPTNQTPRHAQPGEPGLEEWTILELKLLADVGLVGFPNAGKSTLLSVVSAATPKIANYPFTTLVPNLGVVAYRDYKSFVMADIPGIIEGASEGKGLGIRFLKHIERNSILLFMISAESPDIAAEYEVLVNELRTFNPELLQKQRLLAVTKSDLLDEELEAEMRATLPKDLPAIFISSMTNKNIMQLKDMIWKALQEA; from the coding sequence ATGTCGTCATCTAATTTCATCGACTACGTTAAAATATGTTGCCGTTCTGGGCACGGTGGCGCAGGTTCTGCCCACTTACACCGGGACAAAAAGAACGCCAAAGGCGGGCCTGATGGGGGCGATGGCGGCCGTGGCGGTCATATCATCCTCAAGGGAAATTCTCAGCTTTGGACCTTATTGCACTTACAGTTCCAAAAACACGTGATTGCCAAGCCAGGCGGTTCTGGTGGTTCCAGCCATTCCACGGGTGCCAACGGTGAAGACATTATCTTGGAAGTACCCATTGGTACCATTGCCCGTGACGCGGAGACCGGCGAGATAAAAGCCGAAATCACCGAACACGATCAGGAAATCATCATCACCCCCGGCGGAAGAGGAGGCCTGGGCAACGCCCACTTCAAGTCGCCAACCAATCAGACGCCTCGCCACGCCCAACCCGGCGAGCCCGGTCTGGAGGAGTGGACCATTTTGGAGTTGAAGTTGCTGGCAGACGTGGGGCTGGTGGGCTTCCCGAACGCCGGTAAATCCACTCTGCTGTCTGTGGTTTCTGCGGCTACGCCGAAGATTGCCAACTACCCGTTCACCACCTTGGTGCCGAACCTGGGCGTAGTGGCCTACCGCGACTACAAGTCCTTCGTGATGGCCGACATTCCGGGGATTATTGAAGGCGCCTCTGAGGGCAAAGGCTTGGGCATACGCTTCCTGAAACACATTGAGCGGAACTCCATTCTTCTGTTCATGATATCCGCGGAGAGCCCGGACATTGCCGCCGAGTACGAGGTATTGGTAAACGAATTACGCACGTTTAACCCAGAACTGTTGCAGAAACAACGCCTTCTGGCCGTGACCAAGTCTGATTTATTGGATGAAGAACTGGAAGCCGAAATGCGTGCCACCCTGCCCAAAGACCTTCCGGCCATTTTCATTTCCAGTATGACCAACAAGAACATCATGCAGTTGAAGGACATGATCTGGAAGGCCTTGCAAGAAGCCTAA
- the hpt gene encoding hypoxanthine phosphoribosyltransferase — protein sequence MHQPITIHDKQFSLYIPERRIQHSVEVVAARISHDYRGKQPLFLAVLNGSFMFASDLMKEMSIPCEISFIKLSSYADMKSTGKVKEIMGLNQDIEGRHVVIVEDIVDTGNTIAGLLPQLREKGVASVEVATMLIKPECLEHNLSIKYPAISVPGEFVVGYGLDYNGLGRNLRDIYKVM from the coding sequence ATGCACCAGCCCATCACCATCCACGATAAACAGTTCAGTCTTTACATACCAGAGCGCCGCATCCAACATAGCGTAGAAGTGGTAGCCGCCCGTATCAGCCATGACTACCGGGGAAAACAGCCCTTATTTTTGGCGGTTCTCAACGGTTCTTTCATGTTCGCCTCAGACCTCATGAAGGAGATGAGCATTCCGTGTGAGATATCCTTCATCAAGCTGTCTTCTTATGCAGACATGAAAAGCACGGGCAAGGTCAAAGAAATTATGGGTCTGAACCAGGACATTGAAGGGCGCCATGTGGTAATAGTAGAGGACATTGTGGACACTGGGAATACCATTGCCGGCCTGCTGCCGCAGTTGCGTGAGAAAGGCGTAGCCTCCGTTGAAGTGGCTACCATGCTCATCAAGCCCGAGTGCCTGGAGCACAACCTCTCCATCAAGTACCCGGCCATCTCGGTGCCCGGCGAGTTTGTGGTGGGCTACGGCTTGGATTACAACGGCTTGGGACGTAACCTTAGAGACATCTATAAAGTAATGTAG
- a CDS encoding adenylate kinase has protein sequence MLNIVLFGPPGAGKGTQSQKLIEKYQLIHLSTGDLLRSEIAQGTQLGLQAKKLMDEGLLVPDEVVIGMIESKIADNRTAAGFIFDGFPRTVPQAEALDQLLQKYDQGISCMIALQVDEEELTKRLLLRGQTSGRPDDADETLIRKRVQEYNTKTTPVADYYAQQGKFYAVDGIGEIEEIFSKSCEIIEACQVA, from the coding sequence ATGCTGAACATCGTACTATTTGGTCCTCCAGGTGCAGGCAAAGGCACACAAAGCCAGAAACTGATTGAAAAGTATCAGCTTATCCACCTGTCTACTGGTGATTTGCTGCGCTCTGAAATCGCGCAAGGCACCCAATTGGGTCTTCAGGCGAAGAAACTCATGGATGAGGGCCTCTTGGTGCCAGATGAAGTGGTGATTGGCATGATTGAAAGCAAAATAGCGGACAACCGCACCGCTGCCGGTTTCATCTTTGACGGCTTTCCGCGCACTGTGCCCCAGGCCGAAGCGCTGGACCAACTGTTGCAGAAATACGACCAGGGCATTAGCTGCATGATTGCCCTGCAGGTAGACGAAGAGGAATTGACCAAGCGTCTGTTGCTGCGTGGCCAGACCTCGGGTAGACCAGATGACGCAGATGAGACCCTCATCAGAAAGCGGGTGCAGGAATACAACACCAAGACTACTCCCGTGGCAGATTATTACGCCCAGCAAGGCAAGTTCTACGCCGTGGACGGGATTGGTGAGATTGAAGAAATCTTCAGCAAAAGCTGTGAAATTATAGAGGCCTGCCAAGTGGCGTAG
- a CDS encoding nucleotide exchange factor GrpE has protein sequence MSNTTEQHPQEEENIQPEHHEGLEAPTPEHEEELIGEPEEPAAEDKSASEADELRDKYLRLHAEFDNFRRRTSKERLELFKTANQELMVALIPVLDDLERAQAAMKDAQDVNAVREGVELVFTKFQHLLQQKGLKPMDAVGQPFDAEVHEAITQIPAPNEDMKGKVIDQVEKGYYLNDKVVRFAKVVIGA, from the coding sequence ATGAGTAACACAACCGAACAACATCCTCAAGAAGAAGAAAATATACAGCCAGAACACCATGAAGGGTTAGAAGCTCCCACGCCAGAGCATGAGGAGGAACTGATTGGGGAACCAGAAGAACCGGCGGCCGAAGACAAAAGCGCTTCTGAGGCCGACGAGCTGCGCGACAAGTACCTGCGCCTGCACGCCGAGTTTGACAACTTCAGACGCCGTACCTCTAAGGAACGCCTGGAACTATTCAAAACTGCTAATCAGGAATTGATGGTGGCTTTAATCCCGGTGCTGGATGATTTGGAGCGCGCCCAAGCGGCTATGAAGGACGCTCAGGATGTGAACGCGGTGCGCGAAGGCGTGGAGCTGGTGTTCACCAAGTTTCAGCACCTGCTTCAGCAGAAGGGCTTGAAACCGATGGACGCCGTAGGACAGCCGTTTGACGCCGAGGTGCATGAGGCCATCACCCAGATTCCGGCGCCCAATGAAGACATGAAAGGAAAAGTTATTGACCAGGTGGAGAAAGGCTATTACCTCAATGATAAGGTAGTTCGCTTTGCGAAAGTGGTGATAGGAGCATAA
- a CDS encoding ABC transporter ATP-binding protein has product MQPILQIKGVSKQYEAHRALNNVSFDVPMGSIFGLLGPNGAGKTSLIRIITQITAADEGQVLLDGEPLRPEHIQQVGYLPEERGLYKKMKVGEQLIYLARLRGLSKADATSKIKIWADRLSLREWLTKSVEDLSKGMQQKVQFIATVLHEPKLLILDEPFSGFDPVNANIIRDEILKLKEQGCTIIFSTHRMESVEQLCDHIALIHKSEKVLDGSLQDIKAKFKNHLYTLEGEGKLLITSPDFEVIQQQQEGNHFKAEVQLEPNISPNDLLRYLLDRVEVHCFQEKVPSIHDIFIKTVTEEVHHG; this is encoded by the coding sequence TTGCAACCAATTCTACAGATAAAAGGCGTCAGCAAGCAGTACGAAGCCCACAGAGCCCTCAACAACGTTTCCTTTGACGTGCCCATGGGGAGCATCTTCGGGCTGTTGGGGCCGAACGGGGCGGGCAAGACGTCGCTCATCAGAATCATTACCCAGATTACGGCTGCCGATGAAGGCCAAGTGTTGCTGGATGGCGAGCCGCTACGACCTGAGCACATTCAACAAGTAGGCTATCTGCCCGAGGAGCGCGGTCTTTATAAGAAAATGAAGGTAGGCGAGCAGTTAATTTACTTGGCTAGACTTCGGGGCTTGTCTAAAGCGGATGCCACCTCCAAAATTAAAATCTGGGCAGACCGCCTGAGCCTGCGCGAGTGGCTTACCAAAAGCGTGGAGGACCTGTCCAAGGGCATGCAACAGAAGGTGCAGTTTATTGCCACCGTCCTGCATGAGCCCAAGCTGTTGATTCTGGACGAGCCATTCTCGGGCTTCGACCCCGTAAATGCCAACATCATACGGGATGAAATCCTGAAGCTGAAGGAGCAGGGCTGTACCATCATCTTCTCTACCCACCGCATGGAGTCGGTGGAGCAGTTGTGTGACCACATTGCGCTCATTCATAAGTCTGAGAAAGTGCTAGACGGTAGCCTGCAAGACATAAAGGCCAAGTTTAAGAACCATTTGTATACGCTTGAGGGCGAAGGCAAACTGCTCATCACCTCGCCAGATTTCGAAGTCATCCAACAACAGCAGGAAGGCAACCACTTTAAGGCTGAGGTACAATTGGAGCCCAACATCAGCCCCAATGACTTGCTTCGCTATTTACTGGACCGGGTGGAGGTGCATTGCTTTCAGGAGAAGGTGCCTAGCATTCATGATATTTTCATTAAAACCGTAACAGAGGAGGTGCACCATGGGTAA
- a CDS encoding sodium-translocating pyrophosphatase, producing the protein MQTILYAIPAFGLLALLYTAVKSAWVSKQDAGNEHMSTIARYIAEGAMAFLKAEYKVLTYFVIIASLFLFYLGYVSEKSSPLIVLAFIIGAFFSALAGFIGMRIATKANVRTAQAARTSLSKALDVSFGGGAVMGMGVAGLAVLGLGSLFIAFYYYFVQQHGASASSEEMERALEVLTGFSLGAESIALFARVGGGIYTKAADVGADLVGKVEAGIPEDDPRNPATIADNVGDNVGDVAGMGADLFGSYVATILATMVLGREITVTDNFGGLSPIILPMLIAGLGIIFSMIGTLFVRVKEGGNVQAALNMGNWSSVILTAIASYFVVDWMLPERLSLRGFEFTDMDVFYAIIIGLIVGTLISLITEYFTAMGRKPVNSIVQQSSTGAATNIIAGLSVGMMSTCLPIIVLAAGIVFSYAMAGIYGVAIAAAGMMATTAMQLAIDAFGPIADNAGGIAEMSELPKEVRERTDILDAVGNTTAATGKGFAIASAALTSLALFAAFVGISGISSIDLYKAPVLAGLFIGGMIPFVFSALAISAVGRAAMAMVHEVRRQFREIPGIMEGTGKPEYDKCVAISTKAALREMMLPGAIALIVPLIIGFGLRGVFEEVSSAEILGGVLAGVTVSGVLMALFQSNAGGAWDNAKKSFEKGVMINGVMEYKGSEAHKASVTGDTVGDPFKDTSGPSMNILIKLMSIVSLVIAPHIAVRDTAAPAPENRIDTTETTGQLPKVDAEKTIDYKAPAAPVKG; encoded by the coding sequence ATGCAGACCATTCTTTACGCGATTCCCGCTTTTGGCCTGCTGGCACTTTTGTACACCGCCGTCAAATCGGCGTGGGTGAGCAAGCAAGACGCCGGCAATGAGCACATGAGCACCATTGCCCGCTACATTGCAGAGGGCGCCATGGCCTTCCTCAAGGCCGAATACAAAGTCCTCACCTATTTTGTCATTATCGCCTCGCTCTTCCTGTTTTACCTAGGCTACGTGAGCGAGAAGTCTTCGCCGCTTATTGTCCTGGCCTTCATCATCGGCGCTTTTTTCTCGGCTCTGGCCGGTTTCATAGGCATGCGCATTGCCACCAAGGCCAACGTGCGCACGGCGCAGGCGGCGCGTACCAGCTTGTCCAAGGCCCTTGATGTATCCTTTGGCGGCGGTGCCGTGATGGGTATGGGCGTGGCTGGTTTGGCCGTGCTAGGCTTAGGCTCGCTATTCATCGCCTTCTATTACTATTTTGTGCAGCAGCATGGCGCCAGTGCCAGCAGTGAGGAGATGGAGCGCGCCTTAGAGGTGCTGACCGGTTTCTCCTTGGGTGCTGAAAGTATTGCCCTCTTCGCCCGCGTGGGCGGTGGCATCTACACCAAGGCCGCCGACGTGGGGGCTGACCTGGTAGGGAAAGTTGAAGCCGGCATCCCCGAGGATGACCCAAGAAACCCTGCTACCATCGCCGACAACGTAGGCGATAACGTGGGTGACGTGGCCGGTATGGGCGCCGACTTGTTCGGGTCCTACGTGGCGACCATCCTGGCGACCATGGTGCTGGGCCGCGAGATTACCGTAACCGATAACTTCGGGGGATTGTCTCCCATCATCCTTCCCATGCTCATTGCGGGTCTGGGAATTATCTTCTCCATGATAGGCACCCTGTTTGTGCGCGTGAAAGAGGGCGGAAACGTGCAGGCGGCCCTCAACATGGGCAACTGGTCAAGTGTGATATTAACCGCCATCGCCTCTTATTTTGTGGTGGACTGGATGTTGCCAGAGCGTCTAAGCCTGCGTGGCTTTGAGTTCACTGACATGGATGTGTTCTATGCCATCATCATCGGTCTGATTGTAGGAACCCTCATTTCTCTTATTACCGAGTATTTCACGGCCATGGGCCGGAAGCCGGTAAACTCCATTGTGCAACAATCCTCTACGGGTGCGGCTACCAACATTATTGCCGGTCTGAGCGTGGGTATGATGAGTACCTGTCTGCCTATCATTGTGTTGGCTGCGGGTATCGTCTTCTCCTATGCCATGGCTGGGATTTATGGCGTAGCCATTGCCGCTGCCGGGATGATGGCAACCACCGCCATGCAGCTGGCCATTGACGCCTTCGGACCTATTGCAGACAACGCCGGTGGTATTGCTGAGATGAGCGAGTTGCCCAAAGAAGTACGCGAGCGCACCGATATCCTGGACGCCGTAGGAAACACCACAGCCGCCACCGGTAAAGGATTTGCCATCGCTTCTGCGGCCTTAACATCGTTGGCCTTATTTGCGGCCTTTGTGGGCATCTCGGGCATCAGTTCTATTGACTTGTACAAAGCGCCGGTGTTGGCCGGTCTGTTCATTGGCGGGATGATTCCGTTTGTTTTCTCAGCCTTGGCCATCAGTGCCGTGGGTAGGGCGGCCATGGCCATGGTGCACGAGGTGCGCCGTCAGTTCAGGGAGATTCCAGGCATCATGGAAGGAACCGGCAAGCCCGAGTATGACAAGTGCGTGGCCATCTCCACCAAAGCAGCCCTCCGTGAAATGATGTTGCCAGGCGCCATCGCCCTTATTGTTCCCTTGATTATCGGTTTTGGACTGCGTGGCGTGTTTGAGGAAGTGTCCAGCGCTGAAATCTTAGGTGGCGTTCTGGCAGGCGTAACCGTTTCTGGGGTCTTGATGGCCCTGTTTCAGTCCAACGCCGGCGGTGCATGGGACAACGCGAAGAAGTCGTTTGAGAAAGGCGTGATGATTAATGGCGTGATGGAGTACAAAGGCTCAGAGGCGCACAAGGCATCTGTAACCGGTGACACCGTGGGTGACCCGTTTAAAGACACCTCGGGCCCTTCCATGAACATCTTGATTAAGTTGATGTCCATTGTGTCTTTGGTGATTGCCCCGCACATTGCCGTACGTGACACTGCCGCACCTGCGCCTGAGAACCGCATAGACACTACAGAAACTACCGGTCAACTGCCTAAGGTAGACGCTGAGAAGACAATTGACTACAAAGCGCCCGCTGCTCCGGTAAAAGGCTAA
- the dnaJ gene encoding molecular chaperone DnaJ has product MATKRDYYEVLGISKGASQDEIKKAYRKIAIKFHPDKNPDDPTAEDKFKEAAEAYEVLSDEQKRQRYDQFGHQGVNGGGYGGGGGMNMEDIFSQFGDIFGGGGGGGFESFFGGGGQRGGKRMRKGSNLRIKLKLNLEEVAKGVEKKIKVKRYESCQACDGNGSKNGTALQTCGTCQGQGQVKRVVNTMLGQMVSASTCPTCHGEGKMVSQKCDVCHGEGRQLREEVISINVPAGVADGMQLSMSGKGNVPERGGIPGDLLIQIEEEEHPTLRRDGNNVMFEQYVSIVDATLGTSLEVPTIEGKVKIKIDPGTQSGKILRLRGKGIPEVNGYGRGDQLIHINVWTPKTVNAEERQILEKLRDSPNFAPNPGKNEKGFFEKMKEYFQ; this is encoded by the coding sequence ATGGCAACTAAGAGAGATTATTATGAAGTGCTAGGCATCTCTAAGGGAGCTAGCCAGGATGAGATTAAGAAGGCATACCGCAAGATTGCCATCAAGTTTCACCCTGACAAGAACCCAGACGACCCTACCGCCGAGGACAAGTTCAAGGAGGCCGCAGAAGCCTACGAGGTCCTGAGCGACGAGCAGAAACGTCAGCGCTATGACCAGTTCGGGCATCAGGGCGTTAACGGTGGCGGCTACGGCGGCGGGGGTGGCATGAACATGGAAGATATCTTCTCCCAGTTCGGCGACATCTTCGGTGGCGGCGGGGGAGGCGGCTTCGAAAGCTTCTTTGGTGGCGGCGGACAGCGCGGCGGCAAGAGAATGCGCAAAGGCAGCAACCTGCGCATCAAGCTCAAGCTGAACCTGGAAGAGGTAGCCAAAGGTGTTGAGAAGAAAATCAAGGTAAAACGCTACGAGTCCTGCCAGGCCTGCGACGGGAACGGTTCTAAGAACGGAACCGCCCTACAAACCTGCGGTACCTGCCAGGGCCAGGGCCAGGTGAAACGCGTAGTGAACACCATGCTGGGCCAAATGGTGTCTGCGTCTACCTGCCCTACCTGCCACGGTGAGGGCAAGATGGTAAGCCAGAAATGCGATGTGTGCCACGGCGAAGGCCGTCAGCTGCGTGAGGAGGTCATCTCTATCAACGTACCGGCGGGTGTGGCAGACGGCATGCAGCTTTCTATGAGCGGCAAGGGCAACGTGCCGGAGCGCGGCGGCATCCCGGGTGATTTGCTTATTCAGATTGAAGAAGAAGAGCATCCAACCCTGCGCAGAGACGGCAACAACGTCATGTTTGAGCAGTACGTGAGCATTGTGGACGCTACCTTGGGCACCAGCCTGGAAGTACCTACCATTGAAGGCAAGGTGAAGATTAAGATTGACCCAGGCACCCAATCGGGCAAAATCTTAAGGCTGCGCGGCAAGGGTATTCCAGAGGTGAACGGCTACGGCCGCGGTGACCAGCTGATTCACATCAACGTTTGGACGCCTAAAACCGTGAACGCCGAGGAACGTCAGATTCTGGAGAAACTCCGCGACTCCCCCAATTTCGCGCCAAACCCAGGCAAGAACGAGAAAGGATTCTTCGAGAAAATGAAGGAGTATTTTCAATAG